A region of Myxococcus stipitatus DSM 14675 DNA encodes the following proteins:
- a CDS encoding RHS repeat domain-containing protein: MKTFRLTREDEKARREQAQAALTTLVEGLTAEMRGGYGRAWRMAWGGNSSEALQGIRAKALLWKSGLAVEDVSQVARIEKIVATDLQEGVVGQPLPQPVTVRVTTTTGEPVLGATVTFKGQAPSQPRFLPVGGSATPQAQLAVLTDENGLASVRVLPDTYILRYSFVRQATPHKLRLGYSMVTAETSNGTELFTLPSPFGHVGLPDAPAQVERLANVSAIQEPGIQLVSPLFGRVLDQYGNACANKKVVWTQAATTGRFFRFQDVMTTQVLDPTNPMQLTSIEEWSDTSGWIGPGYIPGPSTGYYYVTMTVDSLSRTVWINANSTLRYTFRTTSNDDFNGAYLTSSPKLKAVQILRWPQNAPGWVPLTGNEADLTDVAVGIWTLSEASEVLGFVEAVPSTIGTESGDDDKTVIFRQRFLVQNAWQEVYLQAIAFERRANGQLVKVCCARDLYSWNSSTTPTLDLQRQLTGGGSLPPRGMALTSDVAMAFWANNGTSDQIYARVKAQPQVPGDAVLDLSSHPRDADNDIILPESANAHRILPLLAGTEGGRVRFELYAKDYSTSPPTKVLQAAEDVEILHPSEDIVLSGLPLGAQWMLPAWDFVSSLKPEPGQPPPDDAQSPVAYPARLGVKVFTPGRLVVSRGGTELASATVRTGPTGITEVVPLSGAVLLGLDGFATVDVPPGQVGTEDIRVALVPENPVQETLHEDVPLTTRVGSVGKLPVAHTFVKGVSVVDGHLVKQAADVELPSRGLGLAWTRTYASGISGEGLLGAGWTHGYEGAVLPAGGGFRYVVTGGEGSGHTFQCTEEGVGCVPQRGFHGTLRVEGAGAGREFIFRAKSGVEYRHGRLDTAVYPARYRLTSIVAPAGHKVSLRYGDASLDGALTRVHDGASGRLLQLSYQRESGRLRLHRVELNHATSVDATTLTPLGVCIQYGYDSQRRLSSVARYDGACGSGAPVRTEAYSYENGASELGRTRMSQHIGPDGQVIRYTYHSALETIPGEDAYLLLVDKDARVKSVVETLSLQPLQEATTTFAYSIAPESRTVLGQSFTTFATEVKGPRPEVPATRYRMLPTGAVAELERPLSAGVVARTAALWDAVHRTRVTEEDARGRITRFSHDAKGNLVARRISGGALPAVGAVAATVAVTDAQGQSVAEVVEKWGYDAGFNTQTCHVDAEGYATVSRVDSTGDAPESLLPFGTGRVLETRHYANRVPRQVLTSTGTCEQAVASLATSSQDVVLQWKYCGVESTTPCPQGALTGDWVETVGADGHVETATGYDIYGQLLSKTLQVQGATTVASQYTYDARGRLLTEQDGLGRHRVQEWDALDRVKKEVRNTSQGLGVTRTLEYYAGGHLKREIVGGDFVREHTLDAAGRRVRTVESGGRLTGALETRFTYDEVGNQTSVLDRRGVRMSTAYDFADRPVEVIASVGDGPRFTSQGGSTDEVGRVRTVSRVGYDAVGNKVWESDLSGFDRTYRMDSLYRVVEEQGPEVPGATDGSSSLRYAQAFAYDLRGLRVRQVDGNGHPSTMEHDLLGRAVVLTDANGGVERRRHDGRGNVTETRWEVGGVQHRMKSATYDGLGRVFSTTETVAKESGQHVYTTQTVHDDVAHVEWTRDARGFLRARHFDGLGRVFKAVVDAASGPLARQPDVAGAGPALGLTSTVEFDKYGQVAANVDALGRRTETVHDALGRPQKVSRLMGVAESQVHDGEGRVIQSVDGRGVERRFTFDALGRPRDEVLVENISQSGQLLTVSQRVYVDSPDAEGLVREELRDARENLSGVFRDGLRREVRRVDAQGNASEIRFDALHKRQEKNPKGHVTRFSQDAVGRPLSQTEHLSSGGAAVYTQSWTYDDASRSQTYVDRRGVPTVDSSDGLGRKVRSVRGQGLEVAEQSWVHDAAGQAVRTVDANGHATGRLFDGAGRMLEETLGEGTVDAATTTFQYDAGGQLAQQKGPRATGASFDTRFSYDDLGRRVREEDALGQVTVRAFDASGNKVCEKRPLGQPTLGHGGATGLTLAQMESQACTGTSVTKYAYDELGKLLTVTDAAGGLYSYVYDATRNLVAKQDANGNLTTYEYDARNLRTAEHPHLDGHARLTPTQRASVPLFETGATPSGVIGTLTSRFTYDENGNLATRLDPKGQLTTLVHGLLDRLGSRSYSQHALPRVFPSVDSESITYDGNGNVSRETQHKSTASGPQSEVTSYTHDALDRVKTRLREHDGKKLTYAYDAMGHRTSVEDADGVTTTYSYDALGRLTHATLPAGMVRYSYWPDSLPKGVVWPNGVSEGRCYDDAGRLSQLVVAHGAVSSTCQPSGVAVSRYAYAYDSNGNRLSQVEARTAPQTQVLGADELTTYGHDVLDRLTGVASPDGVTSLYGLDAVGNRIGERQVPSSMAGGIGLGPDAYQGASQLQLTRDVTAAFNRVDWLREIVDAKDASRNATLDYDLAGNLVQRTMQSGTRALSWDIRQTLTAVFDNGLEVGRYDYDIGLQRTQRKTSSENVVYILDEDFVLQEADGAQASHPARRRYHYGAGPLAVTEISAQPSSSFLTSDALGSVADAMSTSVGGGVTAVRQYDAWGNHRAGSAPTAGAFKLGFTGHQYDVETGLTYARARYYDSELGRFISRDTYAGEQADAPSLHRYSYGRGNPLIYRDEDGHSATLVGGALGFAWGVGQAIGGAVNDCLLWSGCKGIGEYGSIVTQNTIAGAELGLSVDATVISGGTGLAVSGALGGAGVNALTFSGRAQEWSSFGEGQVKGAAYGAAGGVVLGKAAPYLGTAGKWAVGKVPGGAAALSKAYEMGGQVLGAVASRLPKGDMGSLGAAGNPFKLFAQRGEAVAVETASGGMALAPDGLPGGGGTAVGDATVASSSLPSSGAGTAAVPQHLFRGTSEGYPGNPALQRIGITPVSTDPVVAAIFATESSNYGKGVLQIASPEDLVGVELSAGNVLADLEREIAVGLAPLDFAKRASTTVTAAEARAILRKLGVGVPGRIPDKGALSDALRNAPSLSQEQIEGFIMEAVTKVKTP; the protein is encoded by the coding sequence TTGAAGACCTTCCGACTCACGCGTGAAGATGAGAAGGCGCGTCGCGAGCAAGCCCAGGCTGCGCTCACGACGCTGGTGGAGGGGCTCACGGCGGAGATGAGAGGCGGCTATGGCCGCGCCTGGCGCATGGCATGGGGGGGCAACTCGTCCGAAGCCCTTCAGGGTATCCGGGCGAAAGCCTTGCTCTGGAAGAGTGGGCTGGCTGTTGAGGATGTGAGTCAGGTGGCTCGCATCGAGAAGATCGTCGCGACCGACCTGCAGGAGGGTGTCGTAGGCCAGCCACTCCCTCAGCCTGTGACGGTGCGTGTGACGACGACGACTGGGGAGCCTGTGTTGGGGGCAACGGTCACCTTCAAGGGGCAGGCACCCTCGCAACCCCGATTCCTTCCGGTGGGGGGCAGCGCGACACCCCAGGCTCAACTGGCGGTACTCACGGACGAGAATGGACTCGCTTCGGTTCGAGTCCTCCCGGATACCTACATCCTGCGGTACTCCTTCGTGCGGCAAGCCACGCCGCACAAGTTGCGCCTCGGATACAGCATGGTGACGGCGGAGACCTCCAACGGTACGGAGCTCTTCACGTTGCCCTCGCCTTTCGGCCATGTGGGCCTGCCGGACGCTCCTGCTCAAGTTGAGCGTCTCGCCAACGTGTCGGCGATCCAGGAGCCAGGGATTCAACTCGTGTCGCCGCTGTTCGGGCGGGTCCTCGACCAGTATGGGAATGCTTGTGCGAACAAGAAGGTGGTCTGGACCCAGGCCGCGACCACCGGCCGGTTCTTCCGCTTCCAGGACGTGATGACCACGCAGGTGTTGGACCCCACCAACCCGATGCAGCTCACGAGCATCGAGGAGTGGTCGGACACGAGTGGTTGGATAGGGCCCGGGTACATTCCTGGCCCCAGCACTGGCTACTACTACGTGACGATGACGGTAGACTCCCTGAGCCGGACTGTCTGGATCAACGCCAATTCGACGCTGCGCTACACGTTCCGGACGACGAGCAACGATGACTTCAACGGGGCCTATCTGACGTCCAGCCCCAAGCTCAAAGCGGTCCAGATTCTGAGATGGCCCCAGAATGCCCCAGGCTGGGTCCCCCTGACAGGAAATGAGGCGGACCTGACCGATGTCGCGGTAGGCATCTGGACGCTGTCGGAAGCGAGCGAGGTGTTGGGCTTTGTCGAGGCGGTTCCCTCCACAATAGGTACCGAGTCTGGGGACGACGACAAGACCGTGATCTTCCGGCAGCGGTTCCTGGTGCAGAACGCGTGGCAGGAAGTGTATTTGCAGGCCATTGCCTTCGAGCGCAGAGCCAATGGTCAACTGGTGAAGGTCTGCTGTGCGCGGGATTTGTATAGCTGGAACTCCTCTACGACTCCAACGCTGGATCTCCAGCGGCAGCTTACCGGGGGCGGGAGTCTTCCTCCTAGGGGAATGGCGCTGACGTCTGACGTCGCGATGGCGTTCTGGGCGAACAACGGGACCTCGGATCAAATCTATGCCCGTGTGAAGGCCCAGCCCCAAGTCCCGGGAGATGCAGTCCTGGACCTTTCGTCACACCCGCGCGATGCCGACAACGACATCATCCTTCCTGAGAGCGCGAACGCCCACCGCATCCTGCCTCTGCTAGCGGGAACGGAAGGGGGGCGAGTGCGTTTCGAGTTGTACGCGAAGGATTATTCAACGTCTCCCCCCACCAAGGTGCTCCAGGCGGCGGAGGACGTCGAGATTCTGCACCCCAGTGAGGACATCGTGCTGTCAGGGCTCCCGCTCGGAGCTCAGTGGATGCTTCCCGCGTGGGACTTCGTCTCTTCACTCAAGCCGGAGCCCGGGCAGCCTCCGCCGGATGATGCACAGTCGCCTGTGGCCTACCCCGCGCGTCTGGGGGTGAAGGTCTTCACTCCCGGGCGCCTGGTGGTCAGTCGGGGGGGCACGGAGCTGGCCTCGGCCACGGTCCGGACGGGGCCGACGGGCATCACGGAAGTGGTTCCCCTCAGTGGTGCTGTTCTCCTGGGGCTGGATGGTTTCGCGACGGTGGACGTCCCTCCCGGACAGGTCGGCACCGAAGACATCCGGGTCGCCCTGGTACCGGAGAATCCAGTCCAGGAGACCTTGCACGAAGATGTGCCGCTCACGACGCGCGTGGGGAGCGTGGGCAAGCTTCCGGTCGCGCACACCTTCGTCAAGGGTGTCAGCGTGGTGGACGGGCACCTGGTGAAGCAGGCGGCGGATGTCGAGCTCCCAAGTCGAGGGCTCGGGCTCGCCTGGACGCGCACGTACGCCTCGGGAATCAGTGGGGAGGGACTGCTGGGGGCTGGCTGGACGCATGGCTACGAGGGGGCTGTGTTGCCCGCAGGCGGAGGATTCCGCTACGTGGTCACAGGGGGCGAAGGCAGCGGCCACACCTTCCAATGCACGGAGGAGGGCGTCGGGTGCGTACCCCAGCGCGGCTTCCACGGGACGCTGCGGGTCGAGGGGGCTGGAGCCGGCCGCGAGTTCATCTTCCGCGCGAAGAGCGGCGTGGAGTACCGGCATGGACGCCTGGACACCGCGGTGTATCCGGCCAGGTATCGGCTCACGTCCATTGTCGCTCCAGCGGGGCACAAGGTCTCGCTTCGCTATGGGGATGCCTCGTTGGATGGGGCACTCACGCGAGTCCACGATGGGGCGAGCGGGCGGTTGCTCCAGCTGAGCTATCAACGTGAGTCGGGTCGACTGCGGCTCCATCGCGTGGAGCTGAACCACGCCACGAGTGTGGACGCAACGACCCTGACCCCGTTGGGCGTCTGCATCCAGTATGGCTATGACAGCCAACGGCGGCTGTCCTCCGTGGCCCGCTACGATGGGGCCTGTGGGAGCGGTGCTCCCGTCAGGACCGAGGCGTATTCCTACGAGAACGGTGCCTCGGAGCTGGGACGGACTCGGATGTCCCAGCACATCGGGCCCGATGGCCAGGTGATTCGCTACACCTACCACAGTGCCTTGGAGACGATTCCGGGTGAAGACGCCTACCTGCTCCTGGTGGACAAGGATGCACGGGTGAAGAGCGTGGTGGAGACGCTTTCGCTCCAGCCGTTGCAGGAAGCGACCACCACGTTCGCATACAGCATCGCGCCCGAGTCGCGCACGGTGCTTGGACAGTCATTCACGACGTTCGCTACCGAAGTGAAGGGGCCTCGGCCCGAGGTTCCGGCGACTCGCTATCGCATGCTCCCCACGGGCGCGGTGGCGGAGCTGGAGCGGCCGTTGTCCGCGGGTGTGGTGGCGCGCACGGCCGCGCTCTGGGATGCGGTCCATCGCACGCGCGTGACGGAGGAGGACGCTCGAGGGCGCATCACGCGGTTCAGCCATGACGCGAAGGGCAATCTGGTGGCTCGCCGCATTTCAGGCGGCGCGCTGCCGGCCGTGGGCGCGGTGGCCGCCACGGTGGCTGTCACGGATGCGCAAGGGCAGTCCGTGGCGGAGGTGGTGGAGAAGTGGGGATACGACGCGGGTTTCAACACGCAGACCTGCCACGTCGATGCGGAGGGATATGCCACCGTTTCCCGGGTCGACTCCACGGGAGATGCGCCCGAATCCCTTCTGCCCTTCGGTACGGGGCGCGTATTGGAGACGCGTCACTATGCGAACCGGGTGCCGCGCCAGGTCCTGACGTCGACGGGGACGTGCGAGCAGGCCGTGGCGTCCCTGGCGACGTCGTCCCAGGACGTCGTGCTCCAGTGGAAGTACTGCGGGGTGGAGAGCACCACGCCGTGTCCGCAGGGGGCGCTGACGGGTGACTGGGTGGAGACGGTGGGGGCGGATGGCCATGTGGAGACGGCGACGGGCTACGACATCTATGGCCAGCTCCTGTCGAAGACGCTCCAGGTTCAGGGGGCCACCACGGTGGCTTCGCAGTACACGTACGACGCGCGAGGCCGGCTGTTGACCGAGCAGGATGGTCTGGGGCGCCACCGGGTCCAGGAGTGGGATGCGCTGGACCGGGTGAAGAAGGAGGTGCGCAACACGTCCCAGGGCCTCGGAGTCACTCGTACGCTCGAGTACTACGCGGGCGGCCATCTCAAGAGAGAGATTGTGGGTGGGGATTTCGTCCGCGAGCACACGCTGGATGCGGCGGGTCGACGGGTGCGCACGGTGGAGTCCGGAGGGCGCCTCACGGGGGCGTTGGAGACTCGTTTCACCTATGACGAGGTGGGGAACCAGACGTCCGTTCTGGACCGCCGTGGCGTGCGCATGTCGACTGCCTATGACTTCGCCGACAGGCCCGTGGAAGTCATTGCGTCGGTGGGAGATGGGCCGCGCTTCACCTCACAGGGAGGAAGCACGGACGAGGTGGGTCGTGTCCGGACGGTGTCGCGTGTTGGCTATGACGCCGTCGGCAACAAGGTGTGGGAGTCTGACCTGTCGGGGTTCGACCGGACCTATCGCATGGACTCCCTCTACCGTGTCGTGGAGGAGCAAGGCCCTGAGGTTCCTGGCGCCACCGATGGTTCCTCGTCACTGCGCTATGCACAGGCGTTTGCGTATGACTTGAGGGGCCTGCGGGTTCGCCAGGTGGATGGCAACGGCCATCCCAGCACGATGGAGCACGACCTGTTGGGCCGTGCCGTCGTCCTGACGGATGCGAATGGTGGGGTGGAGCGCCGCCGCCATGACGGCCGTGGCAACGTGACGGAGACGCGCTGGGAGGTGGGGGGCGTCCAGCATCGGATGAAGTCGGCGACGTATGACGGACTGGGTCGCGTGTTCTCGACCACGGAGACGGTGGCCAAGGAGTCCGGACAGCACGTCTATACGACGCAGACCGTGCACGACGACGTGGCCCACGTCGAGTGGACACGGGATGCGCGCGGCTTCCTGAGGGCACGGCACTTCGATGGTCTGGGTCGTGTCTTCAAGGCGGTGGTGGACGCGGCATCCGGGCCGTTGGCCCGCCAGCCAGATGTCGCGGGAGCAGGGCCCGCGCTCGGGCTGACGAGCACGGTCGAGTTCGACAAGTACGGACAGGTGGCGGCCAATGTGGATGCGCTGGGACGTCGCACGGAGACCGTGCACGACGCCTTGGGGCGTCCGCAGAAGGTGAGTCGGCTCATGGGTGTGGCCGAGAGCCAGGTCCACGATGGTGAGGGGCGCGTCATCCAATCCGTGGATGGGCGAGGCGTGGAGCGGCGCTTCACGTTTGATGCTCTGGGCAGGCCTCGTGACGAGGTCCTGGTGGAGAACATCTCCCAGTCAGGGCAGCTGCTCACGGTCAGCCAGCGCGTGTACGTGGATTCGCCGGATGCGGAGGGGTTGGTTCGCGAGGAGCTGCGGGACGCGCGGGAGAATCTCTCCGGGGTCTTCCGGGACGGGCTCCGACGAGAGGTCCGTCGGGTGGATGCGCAGGGGAATGCCTCGGAGATTCGGTTCGACGCGCTCCACAAGCGGCAGGAGAAGAACCCGAAGGGGCACGTCACCCGGTTCTCCCAGGATGCGGTGGGGCGTCCGCTGAGTCAGACGGAGCACCTGTCGTCAGGGGGGGCGGCTGTCTACACCCAGAGCTGGACCTATGACGACGCAAGCCGTTCGCAGACGTATGTGGACCGGCGGGGCGTGCCCACCGTGGACTCTTCGGATGGTCTGGGGCGCAAGGTGCGCTCCGTGCGGGGGCAGGGCCTGGAGGTGGCCGAGCAGTCCTGGGTCCATGACGCCGCGGGGCAAGCGGTCCGCACGGTCGATGCGAATGGTCATGCGACGGGGCGGTTGTTTGATGGCGCCGGACGAATGCTCGAGGAGACGCTGGGTGAGGGGACCGTGGATGCGGCCACCACCACGTTCCAGTACGACGCCGGGGGGCAACTGGCGCAACAGAAGGGCCCACGAGCGACGGGGGCCTCATTCGATACCCGGTTCTCCTACGACGACCTGGGGCGGAGGGTTCGCGAGGAGGATGCTCTCGGACAGGTGACCGTCCGGGCTTTTGATGCCTCGGGTAACAAGGTCTGCGAGAAGCGACCCTTGGGGCAGCCGACGTTGGGGCACGGTGGCGCGACGGGGCTGACGCTGGCGCAGATGGAGTCCCAGGCGTGCACTGGCACGTCTGTGACGAAGTACGCGTACGACGAGTTGGGGAAGCTGCTGACCGTCACGGATGCGGCCGGTGGTCTGTATTCCTACGTCTATGACGCCACGCGGAACCTGGTGGCGAAGCAGGACGCGAATGGGAATCTCACGACGTACGAGTATGACGCGCGGAACCTGCGCACCGCCGAGCATCCGCATCTGGATGGCCATGCACGGCTGACACCCACACAGCGAGCCAGCGTGCCGTTGTTCGAGACCGGCGCGACGCCCTCGGGTGTGATCGGTACGCTGACGTCGCGGTTCACCTATGACGAGAACGGGAACCTGGCGACGCGGTTGGACCCCAAGGGGCAGCTGACAACCCTGGTGCATGGTCTCTTGGATCGCCTCGGCTCGCGCAGCTACTCGCAGCATGCGCTTCCGCGAGTGTTCCCCTCGGTGGACTCCGAGAGCATCACCTACGATGGGAATGGGAATGTCTCTCGTGAGACTCAGCACAAGTCCACGGCGAGTGGGCCCCAGAGCGAGGTGACGTCCTATACCCATGACGCGCTCGACCGGGTCAAGACGCGGCTGCGCGAGCACGACGGGAAGAAGCTCACCTACGCCTACGATGCGATGGGGCATCGCACGAGCGTTGAGGACGCCGACGGCGTCACGACGACCTATTCCTATGATGCGCTGGGGCGACTGACCCACGCGACGCTGCCGGCGGGGATGGTGCGGTACTCGTATTGGCCGGACTCCCTGCCGAAGGGCGTGGTGTGGCCCAACGGGGTTTCGGAGGGGCGTTGCTACGACGATGCCGGACGACTGTCTCAGTTGGTGGTCGCTCACGGGGCTGTGTCCTCCACGTGTCAGCCGAGCGGTGTGGCCGTCAGCCGATATGCGTATGCCTATGACTCGAATGGGAACCGGCTGTCGCAGGTGGAGGCGCGTACCGCTCCACAGACACAGGTGCTTGGCGCGGACGAGTTGACGACGTACGGCCATGACGTCCTGGACCGTCTTACGGGAGTCGCTTCTCCGGATGGGGTGACGTCGCTCTACGGGCTGGATGCCGTGGGCAATCGCATTGGGGAGCGCCAGGTGCCGAGCTCGATGGCGGGGGGCATTGGCCTGGGGCCAGACGCCTACCAGGGGGCCTCCCAGCTCCAGCTCACCCGGGATGTGACGGCGGCGTTCAATCGAGTGGACTGGCTGCGGGAGATCGTCGACGCGAAGGACGCTTCTCGGAATGCCACGCTCGACTATGACCTTGCCGGCAACCTCGTCCAGCGGACGATGCAGAGTGGCACCCGGGCCTTGTCCTGGGACATCCGGCAGACGTTGACCGCGGTGTTCGACAATGGGCTGGAGGTGGGGCGGTACGACTACGATATCGGCCTCCAGCGCACGCAGCGGAAGACGTCCTCGGAGAACGTCGTCTACATCCTGGATGAGGACTTCGTGTTGCAGGAGGCGGACGGAGCCCAGGCCAGCCATCCGGCGCGACGTCGCTATCACTACGGAGCCGGGCCGTTGGCGGTCACGGAAATCTCCGCGCAGCCCTCGTCGAGCTTCCTGACGTCGGACGCGTTGGGGAGTGTGGCGGATGCCATGTCCACCAGCGTGGGTGGGGGCGTCACGGCTGTGCGTCAATACGACGCGTGGGGCAACCACAGAGCGGGCTCAGCGCCCACGGCGGGTGCGTTCAAGCTGGGGTTCACGGGGCATCAGTATGACGTGGAGACGGGCCTGACGTACGCGCGGGCCCGGTACTACGACAGCGAGCTGGGGCGGTTCATCAGTCGCGACACCTACGCGGGCGAACAGGCTGACGCGCCGAGCTTGCATCGGTACTCCTATGGCCGGGGAAATCCGCTGATCTACCGCGATGAAGACGGACATTCGGCGACGCTGGTCGGTGGTGCACTCGGCTTTGCGTGGGGGGTGGGCCAGGCCATCGGAGGTGCAGTCAATGATTGCTTGTTGTGGAGTGGCTGCAAGGGCATTGGCGAGTACGGTTCCATTGTTACCCAAAACACGATAGCCGGTGCCGAATTGGGCCTGTCGGTCGATGCAACGGTTATCAGTGGAGGGACAGGCCTGGCGGTGTCGGGCGCTCTGGGGGGGGCTGGGGTCAATGCACTGACGTTCTCCGGGCGGGCTCAAGAGTGGTCTTCGTTCGGGGAAGGTCAAGTCAAGGGCGCGGCATATGGAGCAGCCGGTGGAGTGGTGCTTGGCAAGGCTGCTCCGTACCTGGGTACGGCTGGAAAATGGGCCGTTGGGAAGGTTCCAGGTGGCGCAGCGGCGCTGTCAAAGGCGTATGAGATGGGCGGGCAGGTGCTCGGCGCGGTCGCGAGCCGACTGCCCAAAGGCGACATGGGCTCGCTAGGCGCTGCGGGCAATCCATTCAAGCTCTTTGCTCAGCGGGGTGAGGCAGTCGCGGTCGAGACCGCCAGTGGTGGGATGGCTCTTGCTCCCGATGGGCTTCCAGGGGGCGGCGGTACAGCAGTGGGGGACGCGACAGTAGCCAGTTCGTCGCTGCCTTCCAGTGGCGCTGGAACAGCGGCGGTGCCACAGCATCTCTTCCGTGGCACCTCAGAAGGCTATCCTGGAAACCCGGCGCTTCAACGGATTGGAATCACACCGGTATCA